The Lutra lutra chromosome 16, mLutLut1.2, whole genome shotgun sequence genome segment tgagagataattggtctgttttgttttgttttttcttgtaatgtctttgtctagttttgatAAAGCAAAAGTTGGCCTTAAAAATGAGTTGAGAAGTAGCCCCTTCTCTTCAGTTCTCTGATAGAGTTTGTCTAGAATtggcattatttctttcttaaatgtttggtagaattcaccagtgaagccacaTGGGTTTGAAGCGTTCTTTGTGAGAAGGTTGTAAACTACACACTCTGTTTCTTTAAGTTACCATTTTACTTTAAGTAACTTAAAGTTATCTTTAAGTTGCTATTtaagttacatatttatttttgagtagttcatgtcttttaagaaatctgtccatttcatcttGAACTTAttgacataaattattttataatattcctttattcttttaacatATGTAAAATTCATACTGATGTCAcccctgtcatttctttttttttaagattttatttatttgacagacggaaatcacaagtaggcagagaggcaggcagagagagaggaggaagcaggctccccgctgagcagagagcctgatgggggccgcgacccaagctgaaggcagaggctttaaccccctgagccacccaggtgccccacccctgtcatttctgatattgataatttgtgtcttctcttatCTTTTCTAAGTCAAtatggctagaggtttatcaattttatttactttctctaaaaactgtcttttcatttcactGACCTctctattttcctgttttccattttctgcaTTTCTGCCTTGATTGTTATTATGCTATTCCTTCTCCCTACCCAgtgattaattttcttttctttttctactttcttaaaaGTGGATGCTAGGGAAGCTGAACACTGTGTTAGCAACATCCCATATGTTGATATGTTTTCAGTTTTAGTCAATACAAAATagttcttaatttcccttttgatttctttgatgCACAGGATTACTTagaaagtaattaattaattaattaattggaaAAAAGTATCTGAAAAATCTAATACCCATTCCTGATTaccaattacaaaaaaataagctTGGCAaactaggaatggaaggaaactttTCCAACTTGATAAAAGACTTCTACAAattgtttagtttccaaatatttggagattttgaaaaatctttaaaaatctgttaatttctaatttaattccattgtggtcacaGAACATATGTTGAATGACTGAAATCTTAAATTTACTGAGGCTTGTTTTATAGCCATGAATTCTGGTAATAGATGAGATAATGgtctattttggtaaatattatgtgtctacttggaaaaaaaaaaacatgtattctgattttgggtggagtgttctataaatgtcaattaggtcaagtaggttgatagtgttgttcaagtctgctatatctttactgattttttaatatattttttctgtcaATTGTTGAGAGAGGGAtattgaaatctccaactataattgtgtatttatttgtttctctttgccATTCTCCTTGATATATTTTGAGGTTCTGTTATCAGATGGATaaatttttagattatttctttttttattagttgACATTTCTATCATGATGGAATAATCTCCTTTATCCTTGGTAATATTCTTTGCTGAAATTGACTTTGTCTTATAGTAATATAGCCACTCAAGTTTTCTATTGATTCATGTTAGCATAGCATAATTTTTTCCATACTTATAACCTATTTATATCTTTCTATTGAAGATgattcttatagacagcatatagttggttTGTGCTTTTTTATCTAGTGTGACAACTTTTTTAATTAGGGTGataataccatttatatttaatgtaattatttttatgattacattTAAAGCTACTGTCTAATATTTTCTCTGTGCCCCATCTGTTCttcgtttcatttttttttctttttctttctgcttttggaTTGACTgagtacattttattattttatttctttgctaattAGTTACAACtctggttttgttattttattgatTGCTTATTGGTTTGTAGTGTTCATCTTTAACTTATCATGATCTATCTTCATACCAAATGATCTTATATGAATTCATGATTGGTATAAGAACCTTCCAATATATATGATACTTCCATTTCTCCCCTCCTGGGCCTTTGTGCTACTGCTTTCATACATTTTACTTTCAGTTATAAACAGCAcaccatattattttttttgtttaaacaaTAAGTTAActcttttattgaagtatagttaatataatattagtttcagatgtacaacatagtgattcaacaattatatatgTTATGAAATGCTCACAGCATTAAGtgtattacagtattattgactatattccctacatTGTACTTTTCATCtggtgacttatttattttataatgggaagttttgttttttttttaatctataaacatatatttttatccccaggggtacaggtctgcaaatcgccaggtttacacacttcacagcactcaccatagcacataccctccccaatatccataaccccaccccccctctcccaaccccctccccccatcaaccctcagtttgttttgtgagattaagagtcacttatggtttgtctccctcccaatcccatcttgtttcatttactcttctcctacccccttaacccccacatgttgcatctcctctccctcatatcagggagatcatatgatagttgtctttctccaattgacttatttcgctaagcatgataccctctagttccatccacgtcgtcgcaaatggcaagatttcatttcttttgatggctgcatagtattccattgtgtatatataccacatcttctttatccattcgtctgtagatggacatctagtttctttccatagtttggctattgtagacattgctgctataaacattcgggtgcacgtgccccttcggatcactacatttgtatctttagggtaaatacccagcagtgcaattactgggtcatagggtagttctattttcaacattttgaggaacctccatgctgttttccagagtggttgcaccagcttgcattcccaccaacagtgtaggagggttcccctttctccgcatcctcgccagcatctgtcatttcctgacttgttaactttagccattctgactggtgtgaggtgatatctcatggtggttttgatttgtatttccctgatgccgagtgatatggagcactttttcatgtgtctgttggccatctggatgtcttctttgcagaaatgtctgttcatgtcctctgcccatttcttgattggattatttgttctttgggtgttgagtttgctaagttctttatagattttggacactagccctttatctgatatgtcatttgcaaatatcttctcccatataATGGGAAGTTTTTAACCTCTTAAtccttttcacccattttgacTATATCCCCACCCTCTCTGCTTTAGCAACCATGTTCTCCATATTTATGagtgtgtttctctcttttttattgtcattgtttgttcattttttttaagattctacatgtaaatgaaatcatattatatttgaatatttaaatagtaaGAAATATCTTACATATTTACCTATGTAGTTACCAGTTCTaatgttcttcattcttttgtgtggaTCCACctttccatctggtatcattttccttccacttaaaaatatttcctttagcatttctacAGTGTAAGTCTACTagtgatgaattctttcagcttttgtatgtctcagatggtcttttttttttgcttttgtttttgaaagatctGGATATAGAATATTAGCTTGATAGTCAATGGGTCCCCTCTCCTCTTCACTGCTTTAAAGATGTTGCTCTACTGAGTTCCATTATTTCCAACAAGAGATATGTTGTCATTACTATCTTTGTTTCTCTATATGTTGTATGTGGTTTGgctgctttaaagattttctctttattgatggTTTTGAgcagtttgattatgatgtgtcttcGTGTAGTTTTGTCTGTGTTTCTTGCGCTTAGAGTTTACTGACCTTTTTGGATTTGTGGTTTATTGGGTTTACCTGTTTGGAAAATTTTAgggtattattttttcaaaatttcttatatttcctcTCCTTAAGggtaaatacacatatattaggCCACTTGAAGGGGTTACATGACTCACTGAGTTAAGTAGAGGCATGGGTTttttagtttgggtttttttaacaTGTGAAATACAgttataagttttttaaaagatttatttacttatttgagagagagaaagcaagagtgagtgggacagagggagagagagcaaactccatgctgagctaggagctcaatgcggggctcaatctcatgaccttgagatcatgacctgagctgaaaccaagagtgggacacttagcCAACAGcaccacccgggcaccccagttacaactttttaaatgtctttgtctGCTAACTGTAACATCTGTGTAGATTATTGGTTTGTTTTGATTGATATATATTCCCAATACAGAACATATTTCAGACCTTTCAGACTCTTCTTAGAAGTCTACCCTCTTCCTGTGTGCTATCAACCCAAAGTGAGACTCTTGGGTTGGAAGGAGATACTTCTGAACTAAACTACTGATCAGTGTCACCCAGTTCTCATCTCTATCTTACTCTAGGCATACCATACTCCCTACTATCCTTACCTTTCTGTTGGGCACCTCTGTCctgtctatttatttataatattctagAGCAGCAGTTGGCCAACTGCCCTGTTGTCCCTGCCCAATCATCCAGGCCATATGCCTCAAGAATTCCTTTTTGCACAGCCCTGTGATGCCCTTGGCCTGCCTCTTCTACCTACTCAAGTAACTCCTTTACCACTAATTTAATTACCTATGTTTCCATTTATAGGATTTTACCTAGCCGTATGGCCTGCTGTCTCTGTCAATTCAAAAATAATATTGAGGTTGTCTGCAAGACAGTCAAGCTGCATTGTGACAGTGAATGTATGACAAATGCCACACATTGTGGTGAGTCTGAATTGCCTTATGATAaacttataaatttttatttaattttttatttttaatcaacaatgataaaaatttttaagtaatgatgtcactgcattatttttattcattcagagtCAAATCcctaaatctctttttaaaaaaaaagagttatttatttgagagagagagcattcaagtcgaggaaggggcagagggagagaatctcaagcagactccccgctgagtgcagagcccagtgcggggctcaatcccataaccccgagatcatgacttgagccaaaaccacgaGTCATACACTTGAGACACCCAAGTACCCTCAAATCCCTAAATTCCTAAGAACTACTCCTTTATTAAAAGTTAGATTCTCAATTACCTTATTAAATAATTACCCCAAATGCAAAATTGTTCATATAGTGCATTACAGTTTGTAAACTGATATTATATGCATTACATCTCAGGTGCCCTTTGTCTTataggacagaaaaaaatatatttttgtttatttcgtTTATTTTTACAAGTTATATTATAAGAGAAAAAGTGATGCTGATTTATAAAAAAGTTGTATTCAGAGCCTGAGAGTTTCTGTTCCCTAACCAGAAGCTGCTACCTTCTAATGGAAAGAGAGGGCTCTTCTATTCTTGAACTGCCCAACTCTGAACTTGTTCTGAATCCTAAGCTTTTCTGTCCAAAAACACTCAGGTGTTAAGTATTTTTCTGTATACTATGTTTTATTGGCACTAACTTGATGACTTCCAAAATGTGCTTTTGCACCCAGATAGCTGGAATATGAGTCCCTATCAATGATCTATGGTACATCAGAAATAACACTGCTATTTCTGTAAATACAGTGTtgcttatttttcaaaacaattttttaccAATTCTATTACTCCCTTCTCCCTTAGAGTTGGGGAGAAGAGGCATGTTTAATCTCctcttacaggtgaggaaaacTGTGACCAGAGGTGTTAAGTGCTGTAGCCTAGCACTCAAGTGTCTTCTTGTTTTGGGCTCTCAACAAGCCTATTGCTTCTTCTTTCTTGTGACCCTTATTACCTCCTCCTCTgaccctcaccaccaccactaaaaatacttctatttcttctggAAAAGAAACCCAGCTGCACAATGCTCTGCAGTATACACAGCGGCACACTTGACCTTCAGGTAGTTGGAAGCTCTGGATGATTCCCTAAGTAAACctagaaatattagaaatgaaagtgaaataagcATCTGACTAACGTTTCTTTATCCCTTCTGCATTTTAAGACCTCAAGTATCATTCCCTTAATTTATTGAACATTCCACATTGGCATATCTCTCATACCTGGGAAATTTAACCTACATCCCAGATCCCTGCCCACATTTAAACAAAGAGCCAGAGTAGACATAGTGGGTTTTTTTCTGATTAGAGCTTATGTTATATGAACTGCAATATATGGGAGCAGGGACCACGCAAGGAATTGGTGGGTAGGTAGAGAAGGCATATCCAGATGAGGGCCTATAACAGGGGGTGCAGTCACGGGCATCTGTGATGGCAGTAAGAACACAAGCAcactgaagaaaggaaggaggacacCTCATGCTCCCTCTGCATCTGAAGCAGGACAGGATGGGGTATATGAATGCCAGGAGTCACTGTAGATCTGCGCACAGTTTAGCTGAGTGTCTGCCAGCCTTGACTTTTTTTGAGTCCCAATGGGCAATCAGGCCTTGGGGACCCCTGGAATTATCCCAAGTATAATTATTCACACTATGGAAGTTTCTGagtaaatgtttttcaaaaaacatccttttctccttttgttgtTGCCAGTCATAGACTCAAGTTTGAGTTTGTCTCCTCTCTAAATGGTACTCAAATGTTTGCcgattcttaatttatttgagtgGGATATAGGACTGTCGACTGACAAAAAGCTGTACTAGCAGTCTTTCATTATCAAAACTAGTCTCTTCTTTGTTGATAGATGAAGAAGTATCTATAAGGAATACAGAAGGCTCCTTCATGAAGGTATTGAAAGCCCGGAAGAAGAGCACCAGTACTGAGCTGACTATTGATCCAGAGAAGGCATCCTCAGACAAAAATAGTGTCAGTCTAGCCTTTATCAATGAGCAGCTAGACTTTAATGATGAAAGTGATGTTATTAGTGCGCTGAATTACATATTGCCTTATTTCTCAGAGGGAAATCTAGAAGATGTAGAATCAACATTATTACCATTCattaaacttctgttttcaaATGCACAAGATGGAGACAAGCCCACAGGTCCCTTGACACATGACACAGGGAGCCTATCTCTTAAACCTGGACCCAACAATTCaacttacaaaaataaactgaagaaactctattttctggaaaatttgTTAGATgcagaaattcaagaaaaaattgatgaggtgaaaaagaaagaaaaaactgccaTGCTTATACGTTCCGGTCTTTTGGGTCCCAAATTTAAACGCCAGATCTTTCCAAAGAAATTGGAAACTGCCCAAGCACAGGAAGAGAGCCTCGCCAAGGCTGAACATGTAGGGAAAAAGATGCTGAGAGTGAAAAAGGTCATCAAGGGCCCCAAGGGCCTACGGAAAAGGTACTTCAAAGAAATGGGCCGTCAGAGCAACCAGAGGAAACAGAATGCCCAGCCATTTGTGGAGAACATGGCCAAAGAAAGAAGGCTCGGGAGACCATCTCCAAGGGAGCTGGAGCAGCTTCACATGGCGCAGAGGCCCAAGAAATTAGTGGGAGACTCCTTCAATACAGAGCCTTCATTCATAAAGGAGCACAAGGCAGCAGTCTCTTCCTTCCTGAAACAATACTCACTGGGCAGGCCTTCTGCCTCCACTGCTCCGAAATCCCTACCTGAggtgaaaaacaaatcaaaagactTAACCTACACCATTTTTGTTTTAGAGGATGCAAATGCTAGAGTTAGGAATATGAAGGCTCCTAGACCAGTCTCACATTCCGGAAAGAAGTACATCCTTCATAAAACTCGCTCACGTGTGGTCCACAGAGAACCCAAGGCCAAATGGAATcgaaaattcaaaaagaaaagtcCTCTCAGAAATAGACTGATGCTGGCAAAGAGGCCTCCATTCTCTGCAGTCAGGAGCCTCATAAATTCCCCCTCACGGGAGGCTTTTTCATCTTCAGGAGAAATGAGTTCTCAGGAAAATCCTTTTCCGGAATTATTTACTCTTTCAGAACCAATTAGGGAAAACactactgtggaaaacactacTGCGCAGAATGTTTTTGAAGAATCTATTTCTGCAGAAAATATGACTGTGCCAGAACAAACCCTCCCTGAATTCGGGAACCATGAGAATCTTCCCAGGGCACATTCTGCAGCTACCGGAGACAACTTAATGCCAACTGTTAAACAAACCAATGAAACACAATGGGAATACCACAACGTGGGCACCGAATTGCCCCCGAAGCCCACAGAGTTCACTGTGTCGAAGCACTCAGCCACAGGGGATCTATTTGAAATTCAGCTAAACCAGCAGCTACGGTCCCTCATCCCCAATAATGATGTGAGAAGGCTCATTTCCCATGTTATCCGGACTTTGAAAATGGACTGCTCCGAGACCCACGTGCAACTAGCCTGTGCCAAGCTCATCTCCAGAACAGGCCTCCTGATGAAGCTTCTCAGTGAGCAGCAAGAAGTAAAGGTGTCCAAAGCAGAGTGGGATACGGACCAATGGAAGACTGAGAACTATATCAATGAGAGCACAGAAGTCCAGAGTGAACAGAAAGGGCAGGAGTCCAGTGAGGTGAGGAAAACTCCTGAAACGTGGGATCTGGACTTTGAGTCAGTTTAGGAAATGCCATGAACTTACCCAAGCCCAAAGACCAGGGGTGGCCTAGTCTGGGTCTTGTCTTGGCCAGGTAACGTTGGCTGAGACACATGACCTGCCACTTTGCTCATTTAGTGCCACTATCCCCCGGGTATATGAGAAGGGGACCTAATGtgcaagataaataaatttttgaagaaaatgctGATGATAAGATTACATAACACCTTAGATTTGGTATGTCCCTTAAG includes the following:
- the LOC125087395 gene encoding leucine-rich repeat-containing protein 37A2-like isoform X1, translated to MGTTQVTLSTIESILMMTLELEKLILPSRMACCLCQFKNNIEVVCKTVKLHCDSECMTNATHCDEEVSIRNTEGSFMKVLKARKKSTSTELTIDPEKASSDKNSVSLAFINEQLDFNDESDVISALNYILPYFSEGNLEDVESTLLPFIKLLFSNAQDGDKPTGPLTHDTGSLSLKPGPNNSTYKNKLKKLYFLENLLDAEIQEKIDEVKKKEKTAMLIRSGLLGPKFKRQIFPKKLETAQAQEESLAKAEHVGKKMLRVKKVIKGPKGLRKRYFKEMGRQSNQRKQNAQPFVENMAKERRLGRPSPRELEQLHMAQRPKKLVGDSFNTEPSFIKEHKAAVSSFLKQYSLGRPSASTAPKSLPEVKNKSKDLTYTIFVLEDANARVRNMKAPRPVSHSGKKYILHKTRSRVVHREPKAKWNRKFKKKSPLRNRLMLAKRPPFSAVRSLINSPSREAFSSSGEMSSQENPFPELFTLSEPIRENTTVENTTAQNVFEESISAENMTVPEQTLPEFGNHENLPRAHSAATGDNLMPTVKQTNETQWEYHNVGTELPPKPTEFTVSKHSATGDLFEIQLNQQLRSLIPNNDVRRLISHVIRTLKMDCSETHVQLACAKLISRTGLLMKLLSEQQEVKVSKAEWDTDQWKTENYINESTEVQSEQKGQESSELTKEVPGYGYNNKLILAISVTVVVMILIIVFCLIEIYSHRTASEEGKEGNSRGFFRSLLRKRCSSENENQEGFFWRRRPLWLRDMYRPLNATRKKNMAQKLHDKDSSDEDEIFNKEPGEKSEAPAEKAQATDSTAEELGEESETAAETVTE